In Fibrobacter sp. UWP2, the sequence GCTGTAGTCTCGAGTCGAGAGGTAAGCGTTGATGACTTCCATGGCAGTCTTTGCAAGCGGGTTCTTGCGAATCACTTCAATAGAAGGATTGTCTGTCCTGCCCATGGCCGGGGCGACAAGCACCGTGGGGCGGGACTTGAACTTGGCATTGGACACAGCAATGGTGGGGGTTCCAGCATCGTCATTCTTTTTTATAGAACCTGTGGCAGATTCGCCAAACTCCTGGTCGGCGGCGTCGTAAGCGGCGGCGGCACGCTGGCGGGCAGGGTCGTTGTTCTCAGGCGGGTTCGATGCGCATGCGGCAAACGCCAACACAGAACCACAAGCCAAAATCATCTTCATGTTCTTTTTCATAAGGACCTCTTATTCTTCCTTCAACATTCCTCTTTGCTTGACCATGTCGTATTCCTCTTCCAGGCTCACGAGATTCTCGCCGCCCTGGTGGTTACGCGGGTTGCAATAAACTTCATACGTCTTCTTGGCACTGTATGTTTTGCCATTCTGGGTTGTCACAACGACTTCGAAGTTCGCAATCGTATTTTGCGGAATCTTCGCCGAGAACTCGTAACTAAGCGAATTGATGGCATTGGCGTTCACCGTTTCGACAACAGCGCCCTTGCGCTTTAACACAATGGACTTGATCTGACCCAGGTCGCCCGCCGTAATTCCAGAAAGGTTGACCTTCATATTTGCCGTATATTCGCCCGTGTGGTGGACGCGTTCGGAACGCGCACCGCCAAACTTGACAGACAACTTCACATCCTTTGCCGCAGGAGCGGCCTGGCTTTGCGCAGCCGGCTTTGCCGTCTCAGCCGCAGGCTCAGCTGCGGGCTGTTCGGCGGCAGGTTCGCCTTGTGCTGTCGGAGCCACGTAATTCGTGGTCCACATAAAGCACGGGATTTCCACGTCACCGTCGCTGCAGCTGGCGAGGAAGCGCTTGGTTCCATAAGCGTCATCACCCCATTCAAAGGTACGCTGGTAAACGCCGTTTGCACCAACCGTATCTACTTCGCCAAGCACCGTCACAATCACGCCCGGGTTCACACGGGCCTGCAACGTCACGTTCGGGAAAAACACCTCGGCAGGCAGCGCCGAAGCCTGGAAACGCAAGTTCTTTTCGAATGCGGCACGGCGTTCCTTGTAGCTAGCATCGAACTTTTTCAAGACAGCCGAAAGTTCCTTCGCCACATCGGCTTCGGGAGCCGCCGCCAGCAAAGAGTCCAATGTCTTGGAAAGGGCTCCCGTACCAGAAGCGCCCAAGTCCATCTTCACAACACCCTGCTTTTCGTCAACGACCACCGTCTGGTTCGCGGTAATGGATTCCACTTTGCCACTCTTATTGTCGGTAACATCGATCCGGCCTTCCTTCAAGGAGGCGACCATCTTGCCGTTCACTGCACCGACAAAGCCCGCCGTACCACGAATGGCAGCCACGGCCGTACCGGTCCTGAATTCCATGGTATTGCCGTCCACCTGCTTTTGAACGTCAAATCGCACTTGACCGTTTTCAATCTTAATCGAGATTCTCTTGTTCAAGGAATCCAACATTTCCACGGTAAGCGTGACGTCAGAACGTTCCGTAATCCACAAAGAAGAACCATCCTCCACCGCCAAAACGGCCTCGGACTCCACCGCCGTACGAATTCTGTTATTTTCAACGACCTTTTGCCCCGTAATCAAGCGCTTCCAGGTTTCGCCCTGATTCTTGGACAACTCGGTTTCACCAACCGACTTACGGACCTTGGCCTTTATTTTGGACTTTACAGGAGCATCTTCGTCAGGAGCTACTGCGGAAGCTTCATTTTGCGCCATTGCTTTGGGATTGGGTTCCTCTTTGCATCCTGCAATCACAAGAGCGGCCGAAACCGTAGCCGTCAAAAGAAGAGATTTTCGTAAGAACTTCATATGCTTCAAATATATGTAAAATTTTAGACAAATCATAGATAAAAGAATCGTTATAGCAAAAGCCTTAGCCCTAGTAGCGCCCCTTTTCAGATAAAATGTGCAAAAAAACACTTTTTGATAAAAATCTCTTGACTTTACAAAAACATTAAAATACCTTTACATCAAAAGTTTAACATCTCAAGGAGAATCTCATGAAAAAGTTACTCGCCACACTCGCTACCCTCGCCCTTTTGGCAGGCTGCGCAAGCACCCCGCAAGAAAAGGCTGCTAGCGCCCTTGCCGAAATGCAACAAGAAAAGAACGAACTCATCCAGAAGGGCGTCGTCGCCGGCTTTGGCATTGGCGAATCCCAGGACGAACAGATCGCCTATGACAAGGCCGACCTGAACGCCCGTACCGACATTGGCCGCGAACTGGAATCCAAGCTCCAGAACCTGACCCGCGCCTACGCCGAAGAAGTGGGCAGCGAACTGACCCAACACTTTGAAGAAGTGAAGAAGAACGTCGTTTCGACCACGCTCCGCGGTGCTACCATCATCAAGATCAAGACCGAAGCCAAGGAAAACACTGTGAAGGTCTACGCCATCATGGCCATGGACCCGAAGCTCGTGCGTGAAGCCTTCGAAGCCGAACTCGCCGCCCAGCAGGCTGACGTCGCCCGCTTCCGCGCCGCCAAGGCTTACGGTGACGCCAACGCCGAATTTGCCGCTTACGAAGCCGCCAAGGCCAACAAGTAATTCCTAGCGAATCCAAAAATTTCGCCTCGGCACTGCCGAGGCTTTTTTGTTTGCCAAAACTACTTGGCCGATTTACGCCAACGCTCGCGAATAAGCTGCAAGTCGTGCTGGTACGGGTTCCGCTTAAAGTCCTCGAACGCCCACGCTGTCGGGTGGAACTCCCCCTTGGCGTAGGTGAGGAGCATGTCGAGCCACACACCGCCACCGGCATAGAGCTTGAACGGCCCCCGCTTGTAGCTGGGCAAAACAACCTTATCCAAGTCCATGTAACCGATATCCACGTTCACATGGCGATGGTCGGAGTTGTCGCTTGAAGCCGTCGTGAGTTCCAAGGCGTTGCTGCGAGCCTTCTCTTGCGCAATGGTCTCGGGAGGGATGCACTTTTCAAAACTCACCACCCCTCGGAACAGGCCGTCCCCCATCTCGGGAGTGTAGTAGTCCGTTTTATCGAAGGGGAACAATTTGCCTTTGTAACGGAGAGGCCCCCAGGTAGACTCCAACAAGTTGACTACGACAGGGTCCCATTCAGGGCCTTTTTGAAGCACGAAGGCAATCAGTTGTGCCGGTTCAGAAAAATGAGTTGCTTTCATAACGAGGGCAATTAAAATCAGTGTGGAAAAATCATCAAGTTCTTGCGGACAATTTCGAGTTGCTTTTGAGAAAACCCTTCATACGGCAATTCGGTAGCCGCCGGGAACATGACATTGCTCGCATCGGGGCAGTCCTCAATCTCAAACGCCTTGGCATCAAAATAGTACTTGCGTGCGACTCCGCCAATCTCGTCGTCATTCACACTCATGTACCCGCCCAAAATCAAATTTATGCAATAGGGGGTTTCTTCGATGCCGTCTTCGAGATTGGAGTAATCGCCCTCCGCTTCCCAGTCCCCGGGTGTCGTAGTCGTGTGACGCAAGCCAAAAAAGTGGCCGGTCTCGTGCAAGGCGCTTTCCACAATCTCCTTGGACGTCAAAGGCACTTCGCCACCAAGGGAGGGCGCGTATATGCGGTTTCCCACAATAACGGTGCTTCTTTTTCCGCCACCCATGTTGCCACTGAAGAGCGCGGCAAAACCCAAGGAGCCCTCTTCCTCAATACGATGCATGTAGACAATGTCCAAGGCATTCCTGAGATTCGCCTCGGGCCAGCCTCCCAACTCCGACAGGTACATATCATCTGACGAGTAGCCTGCACGCCACGGCTCGTCTGCCGGGTATTTTTTCCCGAGAGTCGGGTGCTCGTGAGCATAGCGCACGTAAAGCGTATCGACCTTGATTGTACTGTAATACCTGCGGAAATCCTTGAGCATAAGATTTGCAAGGCTGTCCACATCGACGCTGTCCTTCGTCGGCAAGATTTTTCCCACCGCAACCAGGTTAATGCTCATGTGGTCCGAATAGGCCCCTTCGCCTGTCAATTTCACATTTTTTGTCGGACCCCTGTAAAAAGTTTCTCCGTCCAACAAAGATGTAGCCCAGTAAATCATCTCGTTTTCTTCACAGACAAACCGATACACAATCCGGTCACCCACAAATTCCCCTTCAAGTTCGCGGACCTTGTGGACCTTGAACTGAGTCTCCGTTTGCTCGTACAGCCGGTATAACTGAAGTACGGGCGCCTTTTCGGCTCCACTCCTATCAAAAGAAAGCTCGTAGCTTGCATTGGGATGGAGCTGGAGCTTGACGCCATGGGCCAGGTTCGCCGCGATGGAGTCGTTCACCGCCTCGTCGTTGGGGAACAAGGTAAAACGAACCCCGCTATCTGGAAGAAGATTGATTTCAGGATCGGATTCTTCGGAACAGGCGGCAAAAAGGCAAAAAAGCGCCGCCAAAATGACGTGCATCGGAGAAAAAAAGTTTTTCAAATCAAAATGGCACATTTTCCGTCAAAATTCCGTTTAATAGACAACAGTTTGCATCAAACCATTCAAGGTAAAGGTATAAAAATGAAACGGCAATATGGCATATGGCGGGGTAAAATAAATGTTTCGCTACAAGATTTATTGACCCCTCTCACAGGGAAACCGGCACTGACCAGCGCCCTGGTACTCATGGCCACCTACGCGAGTTTCAACTGCCCAGAATTCGCTCCGGTTCTGCTTTTGCCGCTCGCCATGTCTATACGTTTTTTTCCAAAGGGCGTCCAGTGGTCCATCTTGTTTTCGCTTTTGGTCGGGATCGCCAGCCATTATGCCGCTTCAAGCTCCGCCAGTCGGGACCTCTGGCAAGTGCCACGCGCCAAAGGGTGCGGCATCGTAGAGACGGTGATGCCGAGGGCAAACGGGACCGCGTTCATTGTGGCAAGCAGCCAACGCGTCCGCCTCACCGAAAAACGCGAATTGCGGGCATTGCCCCTGCCAGGCGATTCTATTTGCTACGAAGCCAGCTGGTACCCCATCACGCCACCAACCGTCCCCGGAGGCTTCGACACCCGTGGCTGGCTCAAAAGCCAAGGGCTCGCCGCCTACGGCAAGTTCACGCATTGGGACTCCTGGCGCGGGCACTGGACTCCCGAACGCAGTTTTTATGCATTTCGCATGTGGATCAAATCGAGGTTCGAGGAGTACCTGGCCCCCGCCGAGACCGGGCTTTTGCTCGGGCTACTGGCGGGCGACAAGAGCGGCATCCCCGAAGCCCTGCGCAGTGACTTCCAGCGTTCCGGACTGGTGCACGTGCTTGCCATTAGTGGTTCCGCCGAACGGTCCATTCCGGAAAGCTGGTGCCGATTTTGCCCAGTTTTAGCCCAATACAACCCCTTCGACCTTGAAAAATTCGTACATTTAGTGCACGATATTGTACAGATTTCAACTACATGGAATCAAATACAATAACAAAGGACACATAACATGGCATCTTACTGCATATTCATCAAGAACAAGCGTGACCGGGGGTTCTGGTACCTCCGGAAATCCGACCACGGCAAGGTCACGGACGTGAATCTCAAAACCCACGACCGGAAAGAGGCCGAGGTCCAGCTCATGAAGGTAAAGGTGGCACAGGCCGAGCTCGACCGGCAGAATGCCTCCGGCGAAGCCCTGAACGCCCTGGACGTGAGACAGAAGGAACTGCGCTCACCGGTGGACCTACCGGGTGGCGTGCTCGATATCTGGACGGATAGGCTCAAGGTGGAAGGTTATCGAGAACAGAGCATCAGCCGGTACCTCAGGGCCGCACAGTGGCTTCTGAGGGGCGTGAACATCGCCGACCTGACCGCGGACAAGGTGGCGGAGATTTTCGCCACCAAGACCGTCAAATTGAAATCCACGACCCGGCACGGCTACGTGAACGCGCTCAACAACCTGTTCGACCACTTCGGGAGGGACGACTTGAAAAAGGGTTTGCCCAAGGTAAAGGTCGAGCCTCCGACAAAATCGACGTGGACTCGCGAACAGATGTACGACATAATTATGAACGTGCGGAGCAACACTGCGGAGCGGACAGAACAATACCGCCTGTACTTCTCAGTAATGGCGATTATCGGCAGTCGCCCCGGCGAAACTTACGACCTTCTATGGTCCGACTTAAACGAGGACACCGGCATAATCCATTTTAGAGCCGAAATCGTAAAGACCCGCCGGGAGCGTTTTTGCCCTCTCCCGTTCTCTCTGTGGGCACAACTCGAAACGATAAGGGGTGAACCCGACCAACGCATTTTCTCGGCCTGTAGCCCATGCCAGGCGAGCCGCTTCACGGTCCTGAGCAACGCCATCAAAAGGGCCGGCGTACCGAAGGGCGGCTTAAAGACGTTCAGGACCTCGGTGAGCAACATATTGTACCGGAAGTCCGGTGATATCGTGAAGGTGTCCCAACTGCTCGGGCATGGCCCCGGTACCGCGATGACCTGGTATCAGTCGGTAAGGGCCCCGGAGGAGCTGGCCGACCTGGTCAACGACGAGGTGATACCATAGGGCGGGGGGGCGATATTTTTCGCCCTTCCCCTTCCTCTATAGATATTATTATACCTTTATATATTATTATTTTTTTTTATTTTTTTTCTAAAGTAAGAGAAGATAAGCCCCCTAGCCCCTTTCTTACTCTCAGGCGGATTTCAGCCCGCCCTCAACTATGCCCCCACCGATGCCCCCCATTTACCCCCCTTTAAAATTTCGCAAATTTCGGCACATGTAAGTATAAGGCATTTTTCGTCTACCGACGGCGTCCCTTGAAACCTACCAGCGCATAAGAGTCGAACCGACCAGAAGTTCTGGCCGGCTTTCTTTGTAAAGATGTAACTGTCACCGTTTCACAAAATTTTTTTTAAGATTTTTGTTGCTTTAGAATTTTTTTATGCTATATTTGGTTACAGCAAGGCGGTCCGACTCCGTCTTCGTGGCATAAGTCCAGGCGGTCCTGGCAGTGGCCATCAAGAATGGCCGAGCTCAATTAGCTCTCAATCCTCAAAGAACATAACAGACTTTAAACGACCATCTACCCAGTTAGTCGTCCGACCTTAAATATGGCAGTCCATAGTTAAGTCCGGGCAGCGGAGGGGTAGACCGCTGCCCGGTTTCTTTTAGGAGCCACGATGGAGAGCCTTGCCCAATCCTACCTGCCCAGCACGGGCGACAAGACGACAATAAACATTTACCGGTGTGACGGGGCCACCCAGGAGGACACCCTCCAGGAACAGCTTTTGAGGCACGGCCTTATAAAGTCCAAATGGACGCTTGACGATGATAAGCCAGGTACAGTATTCTACTGGTTTAGGCACGTCGCCGCCCGAGCATACAATATAACACACTTTATATTAAGCGAAGAAGGCCATTGCGGTATTTGCTACCATAGTATACTCAATAAGTTCTTCTACCAGAATTACCTACAG encodes:
- a CDS encoding FecR domain-containing protein, which encodes MKFLRKSLLLTATVSAALVIAGCKEEPNPKAMAQNEASAVAPDEDAPVKSKIKAKVRKSVGETELSKNQGETWKRLITGQKVVENNRIRTAVESEAVLAVEDGSSLWITERSDVTLTVEMLDSLNKRISIKIENGQVRFDVQKQVDGNTMEFRTGTAVAAIRGTAGFVGAVNGKMVASLKEGRIDVTDNKSGKVESITANQTVVVDEKQGVVKMDLGASGTGALSKTLDSLLAAAPEADVAKELSAVLKKFDASYKERRAAFEKNLRFQASALPAEVFFPNVTLQARVNPGVIVTVLGEVDTVGANGVYQRTFEWGDDAYGTKRFLASCSDGDVEIPCFMWTTNYVAPTAQGEPAAEQPAAEPAAETAKPAAQSQAAPAAKDVKLSVKFGGARSERVHHTGEYTANMKVNLSGITAGDLGQIKSIVLKRKGAVVETVNANAINSLSYEFSAKIPQNTIANFEVVVTTQNGKTYSAKKTYEVYCNPRNHQGGENLVSLEEEYDMVKQRGMLKEE
- a CDS encoding DUF4416 family protein, which produces MKATHFSEPAQLIAFVLQKGPEWDPVVVNLLESTWGPLRYKGKLFPFDKTDYYTPEMGDGLFRGVVSFEKCIPPETIAQEKARSNALELTTASSDNSDHRHVNVDIGYMDLDKVVLPSYKRGPFKLYAGGGVWLDMLLTYAKGEFHPTAWAFEDFKRNPYQHDLQLIRERWRKSAK
- a CDS encoding ComEC/Rec2 family competence protein, whose protein sequence is MTPLTGKPALTSALVLMATYASFNCPEFAPVLLLPLAMSIRFFPKGVQWSILFSLLVGIASHYAASSSASRDLWQVPRAKGCGIVETVMPRANGTAFIVASSQRVRLTEKRELRALPLPGDSICYEASWYPITPPTVPGGFDTRGWLKSQGLAAYGKFTHWDSWRGHWTPERSFYAFRMWIKSRFEEYLAPAETGLLLGLLAGDKSGIPEALRSDFQRSGLVHVLAISGSAERSIPESWCRFCPVLAQYNPFDLEKFVHLVHDIVQISTTWNQIQ
- a CDS encoding site-specific integrase, which codes for MASYCIFIKNKRDRGFWYLRKSDHGKVTDVNLKTHDRKEAEVQLMKVKVAQAELDRQNASGEALNALDVRQKELRSPVDLPGGVLDIWTDRLKVEGYREQSISRYLRAAQWLLRGVNIADLTADKVAEIFATKTVKLKSTTRHGYVNALNNLFDHFGRDDLKKGLPKVKVEPPTKSTWTREQMYDIIMNVRSNTAERTEQYRLYFSVMAIIGSRPGETYDLLWSDLNEDTGIIHFRAEIVKTRRERFCPLPFSLWAQLETIRGEPDQRIFSACSPCQASRFTVLSNAIKRAGVPKGGLKTFRTSVSNILYRKSGDIVKVSQLLGHGPGTAMTWYQSVRAPEELADLVNDEVIP